Genomic segment of Synergistota bacterium:
CCGAGAGCTTGACTAAGTCTCGCCCATTAAAAATCAAGCTTCCCTCTATTCTGGATCCCGGGGGAAGAAGCCTAAGGAAACTAATCCCTAAGGTAGACTTCCCGCAACCCGATTCTCCAACAAGCCCAACTATATCTCCTTCCTCGACCTGAAAGCTAACGCCATCAACCGCCCATAAAATTTTCCCTTCAACTCTATATCCAACCTTTAAATCCTTAGCCTCAAGCAGTATCCCCATTTTCCCTAACTACCTCTCCTTAAGCTTGGGATTGAACCTTTCTTGCAAGCCCTCCCCAAGAAGGCTGAAACCCAAGGTAATTAAAACAATCATCAAACCGGGATAAAAGACCATCCACCAGTTATTCTGGAGCAAAAATCTCTGACCATTGGAGAGATCAAAACCCCAGTCAGGCGTAGGGGGAGGTATTCCAAGTCCCAGAAAGCTTAAGCCAGCTTCCGTAAGAATGGCATCTGCTATATTCATCGAAAGTATCACGAGTATGGTAGGGACAACTCCTCTAAAGATATATTTCCTTAAAATTACCCCATCTGTCGCCCCTAAAGCCCTTGCAGCCTCAACATAAAGCTCCGCTTTTATCGAGTTAACCTGATTTCTAACAACTCTAAAATAAGTAGGCACATATATTGTTGCTATAGAAACGGATATGTTTATTATTCCAGGACCAAGCATAGCTGCTATCGCTATAGCAAGGATCAAACCGGGAAAAGAGTATATGGAATCCATAATCATAGTCAATATCCTGTCAAAGGCTCCACCTTTATATCCAGAGAAAAGTCCTAACGGTATACCTATAAAGGCTGCCAGAAGTGTGGCAAGAACAGCAACCGTAAGCGCTATTCTAGTCCCCCATATAACTCTACTAAAAACATCTCTACCAAAGTTGTCCGTGCCCATAATGAACTTGGAAGTCGGAGGGGAAAACGAAGGTCCAACCGGCTTTATAGGATCGTAAGGAGCTATAAGAGGAGCAAAGAAGAAAAACATGAGAAAAACCAGAAGTATAATTCCACCTATAAGGAGAGCTATACCCCCATGCCCCTTAACTATCTTACGTAAAATAGAGTGAAGCGCCCTGAACTCCAACTTTAAAATCCCTCCTAATACCTTATCCGCGGGTCGACATAGGCACATATTATATCAACCAGAAGTCCCACGAAAGCAACAAGCACTGCATAAAATACTATTACTCCCTGCACAGCCATAAAGTCTCTATATCTTACCCTCATTATCAAGAAGGTTCCTATACCAGGCCAAGAAAATGTCGTCTCCGTTAAAACCGCTCCTGCAAGAAGAAGGGCAAATTCAAGCCCCAGCATCGTTAAAACCGGTATCAAAGCATTCTTGAGAGCATGTCTGTAAAAAACGCTTCTTTCTGCTATTCCCCTTGCTCTTGCAGCCCTTATGAAGTCCATCCTTAAAACCTCAAGCATGTTTCCTCTAACGAGCCTAACAAAAACGCTTGAAAGCACAAGGCCCAGAGTTACAGACGGAAGAACGAGATGCTTAAAGG
This window contains:
- a CDS encoding ABC transporter permease yields the protein MCLCRPADKVLGGILKLEFRALHSILRKIVKGHGGIALLIGGIILLVFLMFFFFAPLIAPYDPIKPVGPSFSPPTSKFIMGTDNFGRDVFSRVIWGTRIALTVAVLATLLAAFIGIPLGLFSGYKGGAFDRILTMIMDSIYSFPGLILAIAIAAMLGPGIINISVSIATIYVPTYFRVVRNQVNSIKAELYVEAARALGATDGVILRKYIFRGVVPTILVILSMNIADAILTEAGLSFLGLGIPPPTPDWGFDLSNGQRFLLQNNWWMVFYPGLMIVLITLGFSLLGEGLQERFNPKLKER